Proteins from a genomic interval of Candidatus Babela massiliensis:
- a CDS encoding Immunoglobulin-like repeats containing protein — translation MFKINDYFYYILLLFTIFKVDAAIYTVTSTNDTYTSGTLRYYIGTASSGDTIVFSNSLAGQTINLTSQLYIGVSNLTIQGLVLSGSNQITINGSGISSGNTFFIGNSSCTITNLNIIGNNSGNAVYINSSNSIVSNNTISGNSNSGIFINGTNNSISSNTITNNNASNGGGGIFINLNSNTITNNIVTNNTSSNNGGGGIFVSSSNNTLTGNTVSNNTTTNTAGGGGIYITGSNNILSNNTISGNNASNSSVNGGGGVYINAFNNTLQNNIISNNISGYDGGGIYINSYNNKILNNVINGNTATQENGGGGIAVANGSGQYNSILSNNIYDNTQGGIFLIDGGNHYQAAPNLISASFSGNSITVSGIAPAAASGGGTMLIQFFLNDANNSINEGQQYISGADVIVSANAAFTATFTLPTTALTPPYYISATATNNNGSYTSSNLGDTSGFPNTSLPITCTSLTVLLNPTSYDLLCPVIINPRDNLCIGSTIDILAVVSGGSGNYTYQWSGPNGFSSTSNPIIINNATTQNSGTYSVIVTDSLYGCTGNASTEVTVDSQIIVNVSATPAVVCSNSNVILSAQVTGGSGSYSYSWSGPNGFVSTANPVTISNVTSANAGTYTVNVVDSNNCSASGSTIVTVNSNVNVFVSPSQLTVCYDDTINLDAQVTGGSGSYSYSWAGPNGFTAVSSSISVSNATLLNMGTYTVTVTDSNGCTGTATSTVIVNFQLTSLISPSQQSICSSGIINLTAQATGGSGGYSYIWTGPNGFTSTSNPISISNANISNSGTYTVTITDSNLCTSTSSANVNVLPEITVSITPSFSNICYDGAISLTAQATGGSNVYNSYIWTGPNGFSGIGNPISIPNATTSNTGTYTVVVIDSAGCMGTGNASVVVGSEINLSVVSTQPTVCPGGTINLTAQVTGGAGGYSYNWTGPNGFTSTLNPVNIPNVSQANSGIYQVTVTDANNCVEIGSIDIAVSTPVIVEVTPSQLTVCVGESIELLANVSGGSGIYSYQWLGPNGYSSTNNPINISSATLLNSGTYTVTVTDSNGCIGTDVSSINVNPALSVDIVSNQTIFCANSTINLTAQVSGGSGVYNYGWTGPNGYSSTGTSVNIPNVTPLNGGTYQLTVTDSNGCQASSSISIGVDSEIIVAVTPSMSNICYGSTINLTAQVTGGAGGYNYSWVGPNDFTSTSNPIIIPNATNANTGTYTVTVTDSNECFSTDTASISVGSELNLSVQPSSIVLCPGSDLNITADISGGSGGYNYSWSGPNGFISNLKTITINNVSSSNSGTYNITVTDSSGCAISGSSTVTVNSDLVASIAPNTLDVCVGGTINLSAQVSGGSGIYTYLWSGPSGFYSNNDSISISNVNSVNSGIYQVIVTDSNGCTDTATSTVSVNSLVNVNLNPASVTLSTGDTLSIMSTVTGGTAPYTYSWVGPNGFISNDPNVNIVNTMASNTGTYTLAVTDSNGCYGVSSSEVIVQSTIIVTVTPSSDIICTDNVISLNSNVTGGSGNYNYSWSGPNGFSSVETDINIANATTANSGNYVLTVTDSVILDSGVASSNITVLPEINITLIPAQNPICAGGTISISSSVSGGDGNYTYNWAGPNGFTSSSQSISISNATTLYSGNYTLTVTDSTGCTSQQIINITVYPDLTLSISPSQSIICQGSTITLNSIVSGGSDSYGYNWTGPNGFSSSDSSITISNASMINTGTYILTVTDLLAGCSSIASATVLVLEGINLTVIPLQSTVCSGGSINISTQVSGGSGSYSYSWTGPNDFTSNLPNININNVTSLNSGLYVVQVNDSSGCTASASSSIEVSSVAVSVSPSQLTVCSSDTINLTAQVSGGSGNYSYSWTGPTGFTSTSNSINITNATVANTGVYQVIVTDSIGCTSTSFASVLVNPDINVSIFPSLISTCPGSSLTITAVISGGSGIYDYNWIYPDGTTPNATTSITINNISSENAGVYTLNVIDSNGCQASTTSNIEVYPELEVSISPDELRACVGQRFILTAEPIGGSGIYNSYSWQGPNGFFTNSNPIVIEDATQLNTGSYKVTVIDSNGCQASAISNVTINPAIDVFIVPDQLRICSQGTINLNAIVSGGNAVYNYLWSGPNGFTSNLPSITINNATLLNSGDYTVLVSDVDVDGCVSMASANVLVDLPLNVNIVPNELFSCYGASVTFNSNVTGGIGAYNYNWTGPNGFGSDQPNITLNNVEPSNSGTYTLTVTDSFQCLSTTTAHLTVDPEINVNTFPKNANVCLGGSLNIISVVSGGSGIYSYNWTGPNGFSSNQPNVTLNNVNLSNTGTYTLTVTDARGCSVISSSDVNVLSELTVTVTPDQLLTCTGNTITLVAEVIQRNALYSYSWAGPNGFTADTQSIIIENVTSANTGTYTVTVRDADGCLGVGVANVRVAPTIDVSVRYYNEQSPICSGGTLSLVACPSNGSVPYTFSWTGPNGFNSDYQLIVIDNVSSLNSGTYYVTVTDANGCIGTSSFDVIIEDFSVVISPNVQNICYGNSATFQANVICGSGNYTYNWTGPGIIGATNTQSINVSSTLEPGNYIYTVTVTDMITGNVITTFASLNISKAEVLLTASATQIVEGDMVLLTATPISGIPPFTFIWSDGFVQSGDSAVSRLVTPTSTDNNYSVYVVDAIGCPSDPSVRVVIKFSPGPRSNLSRLIHEKYCSS, via the coding sequence ATGTTTAAAATTAATGATTATTTTTATTATATTCTTTTATTATTTACTATTTTTAAAGTTGATGCTGCAATTTATACGGTAACTAGTACTAATGATACTTATACTTCTGGTACTTTAAGATACTATATTGGGACTGCTTCTTCTGGTGATACTATTGTTTTTTCAAATTCTTTGGCTGGTCAAACTATTAATTTGACTAGTCAATTGTATATTGGAGTCTCTAACTTGACGATTCAGGGTCTTGTATTAAGTGGTTCTAATCAAATAACAATTAACGGATCAGGTATTTCTTCTGGAAATACTTTTTTTATTGGTAATAGTAGCTGTACTATTACTAATCTAAATATTATAGGCAATAATTCAGGTAATGCAGTTTATATAAATAGCTCTAATAGTATCGTCTCTAATAATACCATAAGTGGTAATAGTAATAGTGGTATATTTATCAATGGAACTAATAATAGCATAAGCAGTAATACTATCACTAATAACAATGCTTCTAATGGCGGTGGTGGTATTTTTATTAATTTAAATAGTAATACTATAACTAATAATATAGTTACCAATAATACTTCAAGTAATAATGGTGGAGGTGGTATTTTTGTCAGTAGTAGTAATAATACATTAACTGGAAATACTGTTAGCAATAACACTACAACTAATACTGCTGGAGGGGGAGGTATTTATATTACTGGTTCTAATAATATCTTAAGTAATAATACTATTTCTGGAAATAATGCTTCAAATAGTAGTGTAAATGGAGGCGGAGGTGTTTATATTAATGCTTTCAATAATACTTTACAGAATAACATAATCAGTAATAACATTTCCGGTTATGATGGCGGTGGAATTTATATTAATAGTTATAATAACAAGATTTTAAATAATGTTATTAACGGTAATACTGCAACTCAAGAAAATGGTGGCGGAGGTATAGCTGTTGCTAATGGTAGTGGTCAATACAATTCTATTTTATCTAATAATATTTATGATAATACTCAAGGAGGTATTTTCTTAATAGACGGAGGGAATCATTATCAAGCAGCTCCTAATTTGATAAGTGCATCTTTTTCAGGCAATAGTATTACAGTTTCTGGTATAGCACCCGCGGCAGCTTCTGGAGGAGGTACTATGCTTATTCAATTTTTTTTAAATGATGCAAATAATTCTATCAATGAAGGACAACAATATATTTCTGGAGCTGACGTAATAGTTTCTGCAAATGCTGCGTTTACTGCTACTTTTACTTTGCCTACTACAGCTTTAACGCCTCCTTATTATATAAGTGCAACTGCTACTAATAATAATGGTTCTTATACCTCAAGTAATCTAGGAGATACCTCGGGATTTCCTAATACATCTTTGCCAATTACTTGTACTTCTTTAACAGTTCTTTTAAATCCTACTTCTTATGATTTGTTATGTCCGGTTATTATTAATCCAAGAGATAATTTATGTATAGGTAGTACTATTGACATATTAGCTGTTGTGAGTGGAGGTAGTGGTAATTATACGTATCAATGGTCAGGGCCTAATGGGTTTAGTTCTACTAGTAATCCAATTATTATTAATAATGCAACGACTCAAAATTCTGGTACTTATAGTGTGATAGTAACTGATTCACTTTATGGTTGTACTGGTAATGCTTCAACTGAGGTAACTGTAGATTCTCAAATTATTGTTAATGTCTCTGCTACACCTGCGGTTGTATGCTCTAACTCAAATGTAATTTTGTCTGCTCAAGTAACAGGAGGTTCAGGAAGTTATAGTTATAGCTGGTCTGGTCCTAATGGCTTTGTATCTACAGCCAATCCTGTAACCATTAGTAATGTTACATCAGCAAATGCGGGAACTTATACTGTTAATGTTGTAGACTCTAATAATTGCAGTGCTTCGGGTAGTACTATAGTTACAGTTAATAGTAATGTAAATGTTTTTGTAAGTCCTTCACAATTAACAGTATGTTATGATGATACAATAAACTTGGATGCTCAAGTGACAGGAGGTTCAGGAAGTTATAGTTATAGCTGGGCTGGTCCTAATGGTTTTACTGCAGTCTCAAGTTCGATTAGCGTATCCAATGCTACTTTATTAAATATGGGAACTTATACAGTAACTGTGACCGATTCTAATGGCTGTACAGGAACTGCGACTTCAACTGTTATAGTTAATTTTCAATTAACTTCTTTAATAAGTCCTTCTCAACAGTCTATATGTTCTTCTGGAATTATAAATTTAACAGCGCAAGCAACAGGAGGTAGCGGAGGTTATAGTTATATCTGGACGGGTCCTAATGGATTTACATCAACATCTAATCCTATCAGCATATCTAATGCAAATATATCAAACAGTGGCACTTATACAGTTACCATAACTGATTCTAATTTATGTACTAGTACTTCTTCGGCCAATGTTAATGTATTGCCTGAGATTACTGTTTCTATAACTCCTAGTTTTTCAAATATATGTTATGATGGAGCAATAAGTTTGACAGCTCAAGCAACTGGTGGATCTAATGTATATAATAGTTATATCTGGACAGGGCCTAATGGTTTTTCCGGCATAGGAAATCCTATTAGTATACCTAATGCAACAACAAGCAATACGGGTACTTATACGGTAGTTGTAATTGATAGTGCTGGTTGTATGGGTACTGGTAATGCTAGTGTTGTTGTAGGATCAGAGATTAATCTTTCTGTTGTATCTACTCAACCAACGGTTTGTCCTGGAGGTACAATAAATCTTACAGCTCAAGTGACAGGAGGTGCAGGAGGTTATAGTTATAATTGGACAGGGCCTAATGGTTTTACATCAACATTAAATCCTGTTAATATTCCTAATGTTAGCCAAGCAAATTCTGGAATTTATCAAGTAACTGTTACTGATGCAAATAACTGTGTAGAAATAGGGTCAATAGATATAGCAGTTAGCACTCCAGTTATTGTTGAAGTTACACCTTCTCAATTAACAGTTTGCGTTGGCGAATCTATAGAGTTATTGGCAAATGTTTCAGGGGGTAGTGGGATCTATAGTTATCAATGGTTAGGTCCAAATGGTTATTCTTCGACAAATAATCCAATTAATATATCAAGTGCAACTTTATTAAATAGTGGAACATATACTGTTACAGTTACCGATTCTAACGGTTGTATAGGTACAGATGTTTCTAGTATAAATGTTAATCCTGCACTTTCTGTTGATATAGTTTCTAATCAAACTATATTTTGTGCAAATAGCACTATAAATTTAACAGCGCAAGTCTCAGGAGGAAGTGGAGTTTATAATTATGGTTGGACAGGTCCTAATGGTTATTCATCAACAGGAACTTCAGTAAATATTCCTAATGTTACGCCTTTAAATGGAGGTACATATCAATTAACAGTAACAGATTCAAATGGTTGTCAAGCGAGTAGCTCTATATCTATAGGAGTTGATTCAGAGATTATAGTTGCGGTAACTCCGTCTATGTCAAATATATGTTATGGAAGTACTATTAATTTAACAGCTCAAGTGACAGGAGGAGCAGGAGGTTATAATTATAGTTGGGTAGGTCCTAATGATTTTACATCTACATCTAATCCCATTATTATACCTAATGCAACAAATGCAAATACAGGCACTTATACGGTTACAGTAACTGATTCTAATGAGTGCTTTTCTACAGATACTGCTAGTATAAGTGTAGGATCTGAATTAAATCTCTCAGTCCAACCTAGTTCTATTGTTTTATGTCCTGGAAGTGATTTAAATATAACAGCGGATATAAGTGGAGGAAGTGGGGGCTATAATTATAGTTGGTCGGGTCCCAATGGATTTATATCTAACTTAAAAACTATTACTATTAATAATGTCAGTTCTTCAAATTCTGGTACATATAATATAACTGTAACCGATTCCTCTGGTTGTGCGATAAGTGGTTCTTCTACTGTTACTGTTAATTCAGATTTAGTAGCCAGTATAGCACCTAATACATTAGATGTATGTGTAGGAGGAACTATCAATTTATCTGCTCAAGTCAGTGGAGGTTCAGGCATATACACTTATTTGTGGAGTGGACCCAGTGGATTTTATTCAAATAATGATTCTATTTCAATTTCTAATGTTAATTCTGTAAATTCTGGAATTTATCAAGTTATAGTAACAGATAGTAATGGTTGTACTGACACAGCAACTTCTACTGTTTCTGTTAATTCGCTAGTTAACGTGAATTTAAATCCTGCTTCAGTAACTTTATCGACTGGAGATACTTTGAGTATTATGTCAACAGTTACCGGAGGGACAGCTCCTTATACTTATTCTTGGGTAGGACCTAATGGATTTATTTCTAATGATCCAAATGTTAACATAGTTAATACTATGGCATCTAATACTGGTACATATACTTTAGCAGTCACTGATAGTAATGGATGTTATGGGGTTTCTAGCTCAGAAGTAATTGTTCAATCAACTATTATTGTTACCGTTACTCCATCTTCAGATATTATATGTACTGATAATGTTATTTCCTTGAACTCTAATGTTACTGGTGGAAGTGGTAATTATAATTATAGTTGGTCAGGTCCTAATGGATTTAGTTCAGTAGAGACAGATATTAATATAGCTAATGCAACAACAGCCAATTCAGGAAATTATGTATTAACGGTTACTGATTCAGTGATATTGGATTCGGGTGTTGCTAGTTCAAACATAACTGTTTTACCTGAGATTAATATAACGCTTATTCCTGCTCAAAATCCAATATGTGCAGGTGGTACTATAAGTATATCATCAAGTGTATCGGGTGGTGATGGTAATTATACTTATAATTGGGCGGGTCCTAATGGATTTACTTCTTCTTCTCAATCAATTAGCATATCTAATGCTACTACTTTATATTCAGGTAATTATACTTTAACGGTTACTGATTCTACTGGCTGTACTTCCCAGCAAATAATTAATATAACTGTATATCCCGATTTAACTCTATCTATATCTCCTTCACAAAGTATTATCTGTCAAGGTAGTACTATAACTTTAAATTCGATAGTAAGTGGAGGGAGTGATAGTTATGGCTATAATTGGACAGGTCCTAATGGATTTAGTTCAAGTGATTCGAGTATAACTATATCTAATGCTTCTATGATAAATACTGGTACTTATATTTTAACTGTAACTGACTTATTAGCTGGATGTTCAAGTATTGCTAGTGCAACTGTTTTGGTATTAGAGGGTATCAACTTGACCGTTATTCCCCTTCAATCAACCGTATGTTCTGGTGGTTCCATTAATATAAGTACACAAGTGTCAGGTGGTAGTGGTAGTTACAGTTATAGTTGGACAGGGCCTAATGATTTTACATCTAATTTGCCAAATATTAATATCAATAATGTTACATCATTGAATTCTGGATTATATGTAGTTCAAGTAAATGACTCAAGTGGATGTACAGCAAGCGCAAGTTCTAGTATAGAGGTTAGTTCTGTAGCAGTTTCAGTAAGTCCCTCTCAATTAACTGTATGCTCAAGTGATACTATAAATTTAACGGCTCAAGTTTCAGGAGGAAGTGGTAATTATAGTTATAGTTGGACAGGGCCTACCGGGTTTACATCAACATCTAATTCAATCAATATAACTAATGCAACAGTGGCAAATACAGGAGTTTATCAAGTCATAGTTACAGATTCTATTGGCTGTACTAGTACAAGTTTTGCATCAGTGCTTGTAAATCCTGATATTAATGTGTCTATTTTTCCTTCTCTTATTAGTACATGTCCTGGTAGTTCATTAACTATAACTGCTGTTATTTCTGGTGGAAGTGGAATATATGATTATAATTGGATATATCCTGATGGAACTACACCTAATGCTACTACTTCAATTACTATAAATAATATTAGTTCTGAAAATGCTGGAGTATATACTTTAAATGTGATCGACTCTAATGGTTGCCAAGCAAGTACAACTTCTAATATTGAGGTATATCCTGAATTAGAAGTAAGTATATCTCCAGATGAACTTAGAGCGTGTGTTGGTCAACGGTTCATTCTAACAGCAGAACCTATTGGTGGAAGCGGCATATATAATAGTTATTCTTGGCAAGGACCTAATGGTTTTTTTACAAACTCTAATCCTATAGTTATAGAAGATGCTACTCAATTGAATACTGGAAGTTATAAAGTTACAGTTATTGATTCAAATGGATGTCAAGCAAGTGCCATCTCTAATGTCACTATTAATCCTGCAATAGATGTCTTTATAGTGCCCGATCAGCTTAGAATTTGTTCTCAAGGAACAATAAATTTAAATGCAATAGTTTCGGGAGGAAATGCTGTTTATAATTATTTATGGTCTGGTCCTAATGGGTTTACTTCTAATTTACCTTCGATTACAATAAATAATGCAACTTTATTAAATAGTGGAGATTATACTGTTCTAGTTAGTGATGTTGATGTGGATGGATGTGTTTCTATGGCAAGTGCTAATGTATTGGTAGATTTGCCATTAAATGTTAATATTGTGCCAAATGAATTATTTAGTTGTTATGGCGCATCTGTAACATTTAATTCTAATGTCACAGGTGGAATTGGAGCTTACAACTATAATTGGACTGGTCCCAATGGGTTTGGTTCAGATCAACCAAATATTACTCTTAATAATGTAGAGCCATCAAATTCGGGTACTTATACTTTAACTGTTACTGACTCTTTTCAATGTTTAAGTACTACTACAGCTCACTTAACAGTAGATCCTGAGATTAATGTTAATACTTTTCCTAAAAATGCTAATGTGTGCTTAGGTGGAAGTTTAAATATAATTTCAGTAGTATCAGGTGGAAGTGGTATTTATAGTTACAATTGGACAGGCCCAAATGGCTTTAGTTCAAATCAACCCAATGTTACTCTTAATAATGTAAATCTCTCAAATACCGGTACTTATACTTTAACAGTAACAGATGCAAGAGGATGTAGTGTAATATCAAGTAGTGATGTCAATGTTCTTTCGGAGTTAACTGTAACAGTTACTCCTGATCAATTATTAACTTGTACTGGTAATACTATAACTTTAGTTGCAGAAGTTATTCAAAGAAATGCATTATATAGTTATAGTTGGGCAGGACCTAATGGTTTTACAGCAGATACCCAATCAATTATCATAGAAAATGTAACTTCAGCAAATACAGGTACTTATACTGTAACTGTAAGAGATGCTGATGGATGTTTGGGTGTAGGTGTTGCCAATGTGAGAGTAGCTCCTACAATAGATGTTTCTGTTAGATATTATAATGAACAGTCGCCTATATGTTCAGGAGGTACTTTAAGTTTAGTTGCTTGTCCTTCAAATGGAAGTGTGCCGTATACCTTTTCTTGGACTGGGCCTAATGGCTTTAACTCTGATTATCAATTAATTGTTATTGATAATGTAAGCTCTTTAAATAGTGGTACTTATTATGTAACTGTGACAGATGCAAATGGTTGTATTGGTACCAGTAGCTTTGATGTAATAATAGAAGATTTTAGTGTTGTCATAAGTCCTAATGTACAAAATATATGTTACGGGAATTCTGCTACTTTTCAAGCGAATGTAATATGTGGTAGCGGTAATTATACTTATAATTGGACAGGCCCTGGTATAATTGGAGCTACAAATACTCAAAGTATAAATGTTTCTTCGACTTTAGAGCCTGGTAATTATATTTATACTGTTACTGTAACAGATATGATTACAGGTAATGTAATTACTACTTTTGCATCTTTAAATATCAGTAAAGCAGAAGTTTTATTAACTGCTTCAGCGACTCAAATAGTTGAAGGGGATATGGTATTATTAACAGCTACGCCAATATCTGGGATTCCACCTTTTACGTTTATTTGGTCTGATGGATTTGTACAAAGTGGAGATTCTGCTGTTAGTAGATTAGTAACTCCTACAAGTACCGATAATAATTATAGTGTTTATGTAGTTGATGCAATCGGTTGCCCATCTGATCCATCTGTTAGAGTAGTTATAAAATTTAGTCCAGGTCCTAGATCTAATTTAAGTAGATTAATTCATGAGAAATATTGTAGCAGTTAA
- the topA gene encoding type I DNA topoisomerase: MKKLLIVESPAKIKTISKFLGKDFKIVSTLGHIKDLPSKKLGVSFNGEIKIDYEVLEGKDKTISEIKKEAKNADEIFLAPDPDREGEIIAWHVEQELLKIVKDKSRIHRITFNEITKLAIEEAISNPSSVNLNKVNAQQARRVLDRLVGYEVSPVLWRKIAKGLSAGRVQSVALKLIVDREEEIVNFKPEEYWSIEVTFISKVDKKSITIIAPLVQINKKKPKIENKEKADKIVEEIKNHDYKIISIKDTNRLKNPLAPFMTSTLQQVAYNRLGFNVQKTMQIAQKLYEGVPLEDASTPIALITYMRTDSLRISDVAIKQTRKFITDTYSKEYLPPKANAYTKSGSAQDAHEAIRPIDITLTPEYVKKYVSSDQAKLYDLIWKRFVSCQMKPAQYAQRQVSIEGGPFIFKVTGSTLIFDGFLKVYNDTEDSQDSDEKDKKVTIPAEIEENMSLNKKDIDPKQHFTQAPPRFTEASLVKELEKEGIGRPSTYATILKTIQLRSYTTIDNKKRFVPTELGTVVTKMLSQNLSKIMDLKFTANMEKDLDKIANGELQRDNLINLFYNDFEKDLETFKGEDNKKIAQKTGMTCPKCATGELLIRFGKSGPFVGCNNYPECDFTSNFERLEDGTIRLIESELIVLEENCPKCEHKLRQLQGKYGKFIACSGYPKCNYVQQVKAGFNCPLCQTGDVIQRMFKGSRFWGCSNYPNCKFITSGETERISCSECKWPFLLKKLDKEGNPRFYCANKECKNK, from the coding sequence ATGAAAAAGCTGTTAATAGTTGAGTCACCGGCAAAAATAAAGACTATATCTAAGTTTTTAGGTAAAGATTTTAAGATTGTTTCCACTTTGGGACATATTAAAGATTTGCCTTCTAAAAAGCTTGGAGTATCTTTTAATGGCGAAATAAAGATCGATTATGAAGTTTTAGAGGGTAAAGATAAAACTATATCTGAGATTAAGAAAGAAGCAAAAAATGCCGATGAAATTTTTTTAGCTCCTGATCCTGATCGTGAAGGGGAAATTATTGCTTGGCATGTTGAGCAGGAACTACTTAAAATAGTAAAAGATAAAAGTAGGATACATCGTATAACTTTTAACGAAATTACAAAATTAGCAATAGAGGAAGCAATTTCTAATCCATCTTCAGTTAATTTAAATAAAGTTAATGCTCAACAAGCAAGAAGAGTGCTTGATCGTTTGGTAGGGTATGAAGTATCCCCGGTTTTGTGGCGAAAGATAGCAAAAGGTCTTTCAGCAGGACGAGTGCAGTCTGTTGCTTTAAAGTTGATTGTAGATAGAGAAGAAGAAATAGTTAATTTTAAACCTGAAGAATATTGGTCGATTGAGGTTACTTTTATTTCTAAAGTTGATAAAAAATCTATAACGATTATAGCACCTTTAGTTCAAATTAATAAGAAAAAACCGAAAATAGAAAATAAAGAAAAAGCTGACAAGATAGTTGAAGAAATTAAAAACCACGATTATAAAATAATATCTATAAAAGATACTAATAGATTAAAAAATCCTTTAGCCCCTTTTATGACAAGTACTTTACAGCAAGTTGCTTATAATCGTTTGGGTTTTAATGTTCAAAAAACTATGCAAATCGCTCAAAAACTTTATGAGGGGGTACCTCTTGAGGATGCTTCTACGCCTATTGCTTTAATTACTTATATGAGAACCGATTCTTTAAGAATATCTGATGTAGCAATAAAGCAAACTCGTAAATTTATAACTGACACTTACTCAAAAGAGTATTTACCTCCAAAGGCCAATGCTTATACAAAGAGTGGATCAGCTCAAGATGCTCATGAGGCAATAAGGCCTATAGATATAACTTTGACGCCTGAATATGTAAAGAAATATGTTTCTTCTGATCAAGCTAAATTATATGACTTAATTTGGAAAAGATTTGTCTCATGTCAAATGAAGCCAGCTCAATATGCTCAAAGACAAGTGTCGATTGAAGGAGGACCATTTATCTTTAAAGTTACAGGTTCAACTTTAATATTTGATGGCTTTTTAAAAGTATATAATGACACTGAAGACTCTCAAGATAGTGATGAGAAAGATAAAAAAGTTACTATTCCGGCAGAGATTGAAGAAAATATGTCTTTAAATAAGAAAGATATTGATCCTAAGCAGCATTTTACTCAAGCTCCCCCACGATTTACAGAAGCTTCTTTGGTAAAAGAATTAGAAAAAGAAGGGATAGGAAGACCTAGTACTTATGCAACTATATTAAAGACTATACAGTTAAGATCTTATACTACAATAGATAACAAAAAAAGATTTGTACCAACGGAGCTTGGTACGGTTGTTACTAAAATGTTGAGTCAAAATCTTTCTAAGATTATGGACTTAAAATTTACAGCAAATATGGAAAAAGATCTTGATAAGATAGCTAATGGAGAGTTGCAAAGAGATAATCTAATTAATTTATTCTATAACGACTTTGAAAAAGATTTGGAAACTTTTAAGGGCGAAGATAACAAAAAAATTGCTCAAAAAACCGGGATGACTTGTCCCAAATGTGCAACTGGAGAGCTCTTAATTAGATTTGGTAAAAGTGGTCCATTTGTTGGATGTAATAATTATCCTGAGTGTGATTTTACTAGTAACTTTGAGCGCCTTGAAGATGGAACGATTAGACTTATAGAATCAGAATTAATTGTACTTGAAGAAAATTGTCCTAAATGTGAGCATAAATTAAGACAGTTACAGGGTAAATACGGCAAATTTATAGCTTGCTCTGGTTATCCTAAATGTAATTATGTTCAACAGGTTAAGGCCGGGTTTAATTGTCCCTTATGCCAAACTGGCGATGTTATTCAAAGAATGTTTAAAGGTTCTAGATTTTGGGGATGTAGCAACTATCCTAATTGCAAATTTATAACTTCTGGTGAAACTGAACGAATTTCTTGTTCAGAATGTAAGTGGCCTTTTCTTTTAAAAAAATTAGATAAAGAAGGTAATCCTCGTTTTTATTGTGCTAACAAAGAGTGTAAAAATAAGTAA
- a CDS encoding orotidine 5'-phosphate decarboxylase / HUMPS family protein: MKFQISFDITDLDKAINIAQEIESHFDILEVGALLIYKYGEESVKKFKQNFPQKTILANAKIVDQSKDAVSLFAQAGADWITVMAGAPRNVIHTACLVAHEFGKKIMLDLTDASSVGQSALEAKSLGVDALLFHKPSSEDVQAVFHERWEIVKGNTQLPVFIASNITRENIAEILSIGANGIVISKAITGASNPLEETLYFSGIINNLE, encoded by the coding sequence ATGAAATTTCAGATATCCTTTGATATTACTGACCTTGATAAGGCTATTAATATTGCGCAAGAAATAGAAAGTCATTTTGATATTCTGGAGGTTGGAGCTTTGCTGATATATAAATATGGTGAGGAATCTGTTAAAAAATTTAAACAAAATTTTCCTCAAAAAACGATATTGGCAAATGCTAAAATAGTTGATCAAAGTAAAGATGCTGTTTCTCTTTTTGCTCAAGCAGGAGCTGATTGGATAACCGTTATGGCTGGTGCTCCAAGAAATGTAATTCATACAGCATGTTTAGTTGCTCATGAATTTGGTAAAAAAATTATGTTGGATCTAACTGATGCTAGTTCCGTAGGTCAGTCTGCTTTAGAAGCAAAAAGTTTAGGAGTGGATGCTCTTCTATTTCATAAGCCTTCTTCAGAAGATGTCCAAGCGGTATTTCATGAACGTTGGGAAATCGTTAAAGGTAATACTCAATTACCTGTATTTATAGCTTCTAACATAACAAGAGAAAATATAGCTGAAATCCTATCAATAGGAGCTAATGGCATAGTTATATCTAAAGCAATAACCGGAGCTAGTAATCCACTAGAAGAAACATTGTATTTTTCAGGTATAATTAATAACTTAGAATAA